A window of the Anoplopoma fimbria isolate UVic2021 breed Golden Eagle Sablefish chromosome 17, Afim_UVic_2022, whole genome shotgun sequence genome harbors these coding sequences:
- the olfml3b gene encoding olfactomedin-like protein 3A, with amino-acid sequence MRGLVVLVTLACFASAQHQALIDYLEQRLLAIEDRISLWHEQTARYASELRALKQQMVSQLETLDKEKETLRMNLDGVGTRVDRVERELDYLETQNGAQPCVDVDDKLIEQQVTLVKEKHKAKYSKLSDCSVMISSIKAMKILKRVGGTKGMWTKDTSRGSGKVYIFNGTDEDTILEFASVQDFSRSLGMSLSKNLKLPSAWRGTGHVVFNNYAYYITQAEEIMMVKFDMKNSSVTDSAVFPVQDHVPVYGLTPETVMDLAVDEEGLWAIYATRQNERYISLAKMDANSLDIEQMWDTNCPRENAEAAFVICSTLYVVYNTKQPGRSRVQCVFDVNGMVTNEDAPLIYFPKRYGSHSSLKYNPQEQLLYAWDDGYQILYKLIMKKKLEI; translated from the exons ATGAGAGGACTCGTTGTCTTGGTTACTTTGGCCTGCTTTGCCAGCGCCCAGCACCAAGCACTGATTGACTACTTGGAGCAGAGGCTTCTCGCTATTGAG GACCGGATCTCTCTGTGGCATGAACAGACCGCCCGCTACGCCTCTGAGCTTCGGGCTTTGAAGCAACAGATGGTTTCCCAGCTAGAGACCCTggataaagagaaagagacactgaGAATGAATCTGGACGGTGTGGGGACGAGGGTGGATCGGGTTGAGCGTGAGCTGGACTACCTGGAGACCCAGAACGGAGCTCAGCCATGTGTGGACGTGGACGACAAGCTGATCGAGCAGCAGGTGACACTGGTGAAGGAGAAGCACAAGGCCAAGTATTCAAAACTATCAG ACTGCAGCGTCATGATCTCCAGCATAAAAGCAATGAAGATCTTGAAGCGAGTCGGAGGGACAAAGGGCATGTGGACCAAAGACACCAGCAGAGGCTCTGGGAAGGTCTACATTTTCAACGGGACGGATGAAGACACCATCCTGGAGTTTGCCTCTGTGCAAGACTTCTCCCGCTCGCTGGGCATGTCTCTGTCAAAAAACCTGAAGCTGCCGTCCGCCTGGAGGGGAACAGGACATGTTGTCTTCAACAACTACGCATATTATATAACTCAGGCCGAGGAGATAATGATGGTTAAATTTGACATGAAGAACAGCTCTGTGACGGACAGCGCAGTCTTCCCAGTGCAGGACCACGTCCCTGTGTACGGCCTGACCCCCGAGACAGTGATGGACCTGGCTGTGGACGAGGAAGGCCTGTGGGCCATTTATGCCACGCGGCAGAACGAGAGGTACATCTCTTTGGCGAAAATGGACGCCAACTCGCTGGACATTGAGCAAATGTGGGACACAAACTGTCCAAGAGAGAACGCGGAGGCGGCCTTTGTCATCTGTAGCACTTTGTATGTGGTGTACAACACCAAGCAGCCCGGGCGTTCACgtgtccagtgtgtgtttgacgtCAATGGTATGGTGACCAACGAAGACGCACCGCTGATTTACTTTCCAAAGCGTTACGGATCACACTCCAGTCTGAAGTACAACCCGCAGGAGCAGCTTCTCTATGCCTGGGATGATGGCTACCAGATCCTGTACAAGCTTatcatgaaaaagaaactaGAGATTTGA
- the avil gene encoding advillin isoform X1: protein MEYTFRAVTHSPGIIIWRIEKMELVQVPEKSYGNFYEGDCYVLLSTQKFSSSLCYDIHYWIGSQSSQDEQGAAAVYTIQLDEFLGSTPVQHREVQNHESDAFRGYFKQGVICKKGGVASGMRHTETNCYDVKRLLHVKGKKRVIANEVEMSWKSFNLGDVFLLDIGKTIIQWNGPRCNKQEKLKGMMLAKDIRDRERGGRAEIRVIEGDAERNSPQNMEMLNGVLGERTSELRDGPPDETADQEQKSQLTLHHVTDADGQMKVTEVASRPLVQDLLKHEDCYFLDQGGTKIFVWKGKKANKTERQAAMARALEFIKTKNYPITTNVETVNDGAESALFKQLFQRWTVKDQTQGLGKVHTRGKVAHIKQEKFDASLMHAMPEVSAQERMVDDGSGQAEVWRVENLELVPVDPEWYGYFYGGDCYLILYTYLVNSKQCYLLYIWQGRHATQDEVAASAFQAVDLDQKYSGEPVQVRIIMGKEPRHFLAMFKGKMVIFEGGTSRKGSSDPEPPIRLFQVHGSDPSNTKAIEVPALATSLNSNDVFLLKSQSGIYLWCGKGSSGDERAMAKEVSSVIGQNSQQGSEEIVAEGQEPLDFWELLGGKAPYASDKRLQQTVSDHQPRLFECSNKTGRFIVSEVTQFTQDDLNEDDVMLLDTWDQVILWIGKETNEVERKESVVTSQEYLRTHPGARDPDTPIVLIKQGFEPPTFTGWFTAWDPSKWSGGKSYEELKKELGEEAALVNVTTEQECVESEKSFLTFPPDDLVNKLASELPEGVDPTQKEKHLADSDFNYVFGITKDDFVSMPQWKQLKIKKEKGMF, encoded by the exons ATGGAGTACACATTCAGAGCCGTAACTCACAGCCCTGGGATTATAATCTGGAGAATTGAG AAAATGGAGCTGGTTCAAGTCCCTGAAAAATCATATGGAAACTTTTATGAGGGTGACTGCTACGTACTTCTGTCT ACCCAGAAGTTTAGCAGCTCTCTCTGTTATGATATCCACTACTGGATCGGCTCACAGTCCTCTCAGGATGAACAGGGTGCAGCTGCTGTTTACACCATACAGCTCGACGAATTTTTGGGTTCCACTCCGGTCCAGCACCGTGAGGTTCAGAACCACGAGTCTGATGCCTTTAGAGGCTACTTCAAACAAGGAGTAAT CTGTAAGAAAGGTGGAGTTGCATCAGGCATGAGGCACACTGAAACCAACTGCTATGACGTTAAGAGACTGCTTCATGTCAAAGGGAAGAAGAGAGTGATTGCAAACGAG GTGGAGATGAGCTGGAAGAGCTTCAACCTTggagatgtgtttttgttggacATTGGCAAGACCATCATTCAGTGGAACGGACCCAGGTGtaacaaacaggaaaaacttAAA GGTATGATGTTGGCCAAAGACAtccgagacagagagagaggaggtcgAGCAGAGATCCGAGTGATCGAGGGTGACGCAGAGAGAAACTCTCCTCAGAACATGGAGATGCTGAACGGTGTTCTTGGAGAAAGAACGTCAGAGCTGAGAGACGGACCTCCGGATGAAACTGCTGACCAGGAACAGAAGTCTCAACTCACCCTCCACCA TGTGACAGATGCTGATGGTCAGATGAAGGTCACAGAAGTTGCTTCCAGACCACTGGTTCAGGATCTGTTGAAACATGAA GACTGCTACTTCCTGGATCAGGGAGGGACTAAGATCTTTGTATGGAAGGggaagaaagcaaacaaaactgAGAGACAGGCTGCTATGGCCAGAGCTTTG gaGTTCATCAAAACCAAAAACTACCCGATCACTACGAATGTGGAGACGGTAAATGACGGGGCGGAGTCAGCTCTCTTCAAGCAGCTGTTCCAGAGGTGGACTGTAAAGGACCAGACTCAAGGTCTGGGTAAAGTGCATACAAGAGGGAAAGTGG CTCACATCAAACAGGAAAAGTTTGATGCCTCTCTGATGCATGCGATGCCAGAGGTCTCTGCACAGGAGCGCATGGTGGACGATGGCTCAGGTCAAGCTGAG GTGTGGAGAGTTGAGAATCTGGAGCTTGTCCCTGTGGACCCTGAATGGTACGGATACTTCTATGGAGGAGACTGTTACCTGATCCTCTACACTTACTTGGTTAACAGCAAACAGTGCTACCTGCTCTACATATGGCAG GGTCGTCATGCGACTCAGGATGAAGTTGCAGCCTCAGCATTTCAGGCTGTGGACTTGGATCAGAAGTACAGTGGTGAGCCAGTTCAAGTGAGAATAATAATGGGCAAAGAACCAAGACACTTTCTGGCGATGTTCAAGGGTAAAATGGTCATCTTTGAG gGGGGCACGTCTAGAAAAGGCTCCTCTGACCCAGAGCCACCGATAAGGTTGTTCCAGGTCCACGGCTCTGACCCGTCAAACACAAAAGCCATTGAGGTTCCTGCGCTGGCCACCTCTCTGAACTCCAATGATGTGTTTCTACTAAAGAGCCAATCAGGAATCTATCTGTGGTGTGGAAAG GGATCCAGTGGAGACGAGAGAGCCATGGCAAAGGAGGtgagctctgtgattggccagAACTCACAGCAAGGCTCTGAGGAGATTGTGGCAGAGGGTCAGGAGCCCCTTGATTTCTGGGAGTTGCTCGGAGGGAAAGCTCCCTATGCTAGTGACAAGAG ATTACAGCAGACGGTTTCTGACCACCAGCCGCGCTTGTTCGAATGCTCTAATAAGACGGGCCGTTTCATTGTGAGCGAGGTGACTCAATTCACGCAGGACGACCTCAATGAGGATGATGTCATGCTGCTGGACACATGGGACCAG GTGATTCTCTGGATCGGTAAAGAGACCAATGAGGTAGAGCGTAAAGAATCAGTGGTGACCAGCCAAGAGTACCTGCGCACCCACCCGGGCGCCAGAGACCCAGACACCCCCATCGTCTTGATCAAGCAGGGATTTGAGCCGCCCACATTCACTGGGTGGTTCACAGCCTGGGACCCGTCCAAATGGAGT GGAGGAAAGAGCTACGAGGAGTTGAAGAAGGAGTTGGGAGAAGAAGCAGCACTGGTTAATGTTACAACT GAGCAGGAATGTGTTGAAAGTGAGAAAAGCTTTCTGACTTTTCCACCGGACGACTTGGTCAACAAGCTTGCCAGCGAGCTGCCGGAAGGTGTTGACCCAACCCAGAAAGAG AAACACCTGGCTGACTCCGACTTCAACTACGTGTTTGGGATCACCAAAGATGACTTTGTCAGCATGCCACAGTGGAAACAACTgaaaattaagaaagaaaaggggatgttttga
- the avil gene encoding advillin isoform X2: protein MEYTFRAVTHSPGIIIWRIEKMELVQVPEKSYGNFYEGDCYVLLSTQKFSSSLCYDIHYWIGSQSSQDEQGAAAVYTIQLDEFLGSTPVQHREVQNHESDAFRGYFKQGVICKKGGVASGMRHTETNCYDVKRLLHVKGKKRVIANEVEMSWKSFNLGDVFLLDIGKTIIQWNGPRCNKQEKLKGMMLAKDIRDRERGGRAEIRVIEGDAERNSPQNMEMLNGVLGERTSELRDGPPDETADQEQKSQLTLHHVTDADGQMKVTEVASRPLVQDLLKHEDCYFLDQGGTKIFVWKGKKANKTERQAAMARALEFIKTKNYPITTNVETVNDGAESALFKQLFQRWTVKDQTQGLGKVHTRGKVAHIKQEKFDASLMHAMPEVSAQERMVDDGSGQAEVWRVENLELVPVDPEWYGYFYGGDCYLILYTYLVNSKQCYLLYIWQGRHATQDEVAASAFQAVDLDQKYSGEPVQVRIIMGKEPRHFLAMFKGKMVIFEGGTSRKGSSDPEPPIRLFQVHGSDPSNTKAIEVPALATSLNSNDVFLLKSQSGIYLWCGKGSSGDERAMAKEVSSVIGQNSQQGSEEIVAEGQEPLDFWELLGGKAPYASDKRLQQTVSDHQPRLFECSNKTGRFIVSEVTQFTQDDLNEDDVMLLDTWDQVILWIGKETNEVERKESVVTSQEYLRTHPGARDPDTPIVLIKQGFEPPTFTGWFTAWDPSKWSGGKSYEELKKELGEEAALVNVTTVSYVLFIFQADKNFLTFPPDDLVNKLASELPEGVDPTQKEKHLADSDFNYVFGITKDDFVSMPQWKQLKIKKEKGMF from the exons ATGGAGTACACATTCAGAGCCGTAACTCACAGCCCTGGGATTATAATCTGGAGAATTGAG AAAATGGAGCTGGTTCAAGTCCCTGAAAAATCATATGGAAACTTTTATGAGGGTGACTGCTACGTACTTCTGTCT ACCCAGAAGTTTAGCAGCTCTCTCTGTTATGATATCCACTACTGGATCGGCTCACAGTCCTCTCAGGATGAACAGGGTGCAGCTGCTGTTTACACCATACAGCTCGACGAATTTTTGGGTTCCACTCCGGTCCAGCACCGTGAGGTTCAGAACCACGAGTCTGATGCCTTTAGAGGCTACTTCAAACAAGGAGTAAT CTGTAAGAAAGGTGGAGTTGCATCAGGCATGAGGCACACTGAAACCAACTGCTATGACGTTAAGAGACTGCTTCATGTCAAAGGGAAGAAGAGAGTGATTGCAAACGAG GTGGAGATGAGCTGGAAGAGCTTCAACCTTggagatgtgtttttgttggacATTGGCAAGACCATCATTCAGTGGAACGGACCCAGGTGtaacaaacaggaaaaacttAAA GGTATGATGTTGGCCAAAGACAtccgagacagagagagaggaggtcgAGCAGAGATCCGAGTGATCGAGGGTGACGCAGAGAGAAACTCTCCTCAGAACATGGAGATGCTGAACGGTGTTCTTGGAGAAAGAACGTCAGAGCTGAGAGACGGACCTCCGGATGAAACTGCTGACCAGGAACAGAAGTCTCAACTCACCCTCCACCA TGTGACAGATGCTGATGGTCAGATGAAGGTCACAGAAGTTGCTTCCAGACCACTGGTTCAGGATCTGTTGAAACATGAA GACTGCTACTTCCTGGATCAGGGAGGGACTAAGATCTTTGTATGGAAGGggaagaaagcaaacaaaactgAGAGACAGGCTGCTATGGCCAGAGCTTTG gaGTTCATCAAAACCAAAAACTACCCGATCACTACGAATGTGGAGACGGTAAATGACGGGGCGGAGTCAGCTCTCTTCAAGCAGCTGTTCCAGAGGTGGACTGTAAAGGACCAGACTCAAGGTCTGGGTAAAGTGCATACAAGAGGGAAAGTGG CTCACATCAAACAGGAAAAGTTTGATGCCTCTCTGATGCATGCGATGCCAGAGGTCTCTGCACAGGAGCGCATGGTGGACGATGGCTCAGGTCAAGCTGAG GTGTGGAGAGTTGAGAATCTGGAGCTTGTCCCTGTGGACCCTGAATGGTACGGATACTTCTATGGAGGAGACTGTTACCTGATCCTCTACACTTACTTGGTTAACAGCAAACAGTGCTACCTGCTCTACATATGGCAG GGTCGTCATGCGACTCAGGATGAAGTTGCAGCCTCAGCATTTCAGGCTGTGGACTTGGATCAGAAGTACAGTGGTGAGCCAGTTCAAGTGAGAATAATAATGGGCAAAGAACCAAGACACTTTCTGGCGATGTTCAAGGGTAAAATGGTCATCTTTGAG gGGGGCACGTCTAGAAAAGGCTCCTCTGACCCAGAGCCACCGATAAGGTTGTTCCAGGTCCACGGCTCTGACCCGTCAAACACAAAAGCCATTGAGGTTCCTGCGCTGGCCACCTCTCTGAACTCCAATGATGTGTTTCTACTAAAGAGCCAATCAGGAATCTATCTGTGGTGTGGAAAG GGATCCAGTGGAGACGAGAGAGCCATGGCAAAGGAGGtgagctctgtgattggccagAACTCACAGCAAGGCTCTGAGGAGATTGTGGCAGAGGGTCAGGAGCCCCTTGATTTCTGGGAGTTGCTCGGAGGGAAAGCTCCCTATGCTAGTGACAAGAG ATTACAGCAGACGGTTTCTGACCACCAGCCGCGCTTGTTCGAATGCTCTAATAAGACGGGCCGTTTCATTGTGAGCGAGGTGACTCAATTCACGCAGGACGACCTCAATGAGGATGATGTCATGCTGCTGGACACATGGGACCAG GTGATTCTCTGGATCGGTAAAGAGACCAATGAGGTAGAGCGTAAAGAATCAGTGGTGACCAGCCAAGAGTACCTGCGCACCCACCCGGGCGCCAGAGACCCAGACACCCCCATCGTCTTGATCAAGCAGGGATTTGAGCCGCCCACATTCACTGGGTGGTTCACAGCCTGGGACCCGTCCAAATGGAGT GGAGGAAAGAGCTACGAGGAGTTGAAGAAGGAGTTGGGAGAAGAAGCAGCACTGGTTAATGTTACAACTGTAAGttatgtcttatttatttttcaagctgaCAAAAA CTTTCTGACTTTTCCACCGGACGACTTGGTCAACAAGCTTGCCAGCGAGCTGCCGGAAGGTGTTGACCCAACCCAGAAAGAG AAACACCTGGCTGACTCCGACTTCAACTACGTGTTTGGGATCACCAAAGATGACTTTGTCAGCATGCCACAGTGGAAACAACTgaaaattaagaaagaaaaggggatgttttga